The stretch of DNA AGATTATTCGATGGTGAATAAAAATTTAGGATATGGTATGTTTCTATTAATTTTTATGGCATCGGTAATTGGAGGAAACTTGTTGGCTTTATTTATGCATAAAAATGAAAATTACTATTCTGCAGTTGGAGCATCAGGTGGAGTTTCAGGAATTCTATTTGCAGCGATTGCGGCATTTCCAGATTTAACATTGAATTTGTTTTTCTTTTTACCTATTCCTGCATGGTTATTTGGAATCCTTTATTTGACTTACTCGGTCTATGGGATGAAGAATAATGTCGGAAATATTGGACATTCAGCCCATTTGGGTGGTGCAATTGTAGGGTTAGTGGGAACAATTATTTATTTTCCCGATTTATTAGCTTATAATTTACTGTATATCCTAGGAATGTTGATACCACTCGCAGTATTAGGATATTATATCATAAAGAATAAATAAGAAAAAGGCTTGGATGAATTTCCAAGCCTTTTTCTTTTAGATACTAAATATGAGATTATAAAACTCTTTTTGCGTATAAAAAACGTTTTCCCCAGTAACTATCATTTAAAGGAGAAATCATTACGCCTTGAGAAGTAGAGGAATGAATAAAGGTAAGAACACCCTCTTCATTTCTTCCGTGAACAATTCCTACATGAGATACGCGACCTCCTCCTCTTGTGGCGAAGAAGACTAAATCACCTTCTCTTGCTTCTTCCGTAGAAATTCTAAAACCTTGTTTTGCTTGATCAGCTGAAACACGTGGTAAGTTCATGTTAAACGTCTCAAAAACGCTTCTTACAAAGGCCTAGCAGTCAATTCCACTTCGTGTAGTTCCTCCGTAACGGTAAGGAGTTCCAATGTAAGTTTCAGCTTCTTTTAATAAGAATTCTGTGAATAAATTGTTCGTTTCATCTAATACACTATTTAAAACGATCATTGATGAATTTTCATCTTTAACATTCACAGGCTCAACTTCTAAGTTGGCACGCTTGTTGATTAATTTAGTTTGAGTCTCCATAAGTCTTGTTTGTGGTACAAAACTTCTAGAAGAATATTCTTTGACCTCAGAAACTGGGGTTAAGGATGAACATGAAGTAATGAACATCGTACAAATTATTGCCGCCACACCTAATAGCGATGTTTTCATGATTGTATTTTATTTTTCGTTATATCTTTTATTCAAGTAGCTCAAATATATTAGATTAAATTTTAACACTTAATATAGATGAGCTCTTTTGACATTACATTAACTTATTTAACAACTTTTAACACATAAATTAACATAAAAAATTTCAAAATAATTTGGTGGTTTAAAAATATGTTCTAAATTTGCACTCGCTTTTGATAACAACATCAATCGCTCGGAATGGCCCATTCGTCTAGTGGTTAGGACATCAGATTTTCATTCTGGAAGCAGGAGTTCGATTCTCCTATGGGCTACTCAAAATATATTTTCAAAATATTAATAAAATTATTTTGGCTAGATAAAATTTTTGTTTTTATCTTTGCCGAACTAAAATAGAAAGAGATTAAAGGTTATGGCAAATCATAAGTCAGCATTAAAAAGAATTAGACAATCAGCGGTTAGACGCGATCGTAATAAATATTATCACAAGTCAGCTCGTACAGCGATTAAAGCATTAAGAGCGACAGAAGATAAATCAGAAGCAGAAACTGTATATCCAAAAGTTTCTTCAATGATTGATAAATTAGCGAAAAGAAACATTATTCACAAGAATAAAGCTTCAAACTTAAAATCTAAGTTAGCTAAACATATCGCGGGATTAGCTTAATAATCATACAAGTGGTCCCTTCGTCTATCGGTTAGGACACTAGATTTTCATTCTAGAAAGAGGGGTTCGATTCCCCTAGGGACTACAAATTAATAGATAGATTGCTGAAATATGCAATCTTTTTTTTCCTTGTTCATAGTTGTTGATTAAAACAACCAGTAAAATTACTGTGTAAAGGAAATTGTTTTTTGTGTTTTGTTTGTAAAGGTTAAACATTTTGTTGATGTTTAATCGGGAAATGAAAATGTCGCTGTATAATTCACTTGGTTCATATTATAAAAGAATTATACATCGACTTTTCTCTAAGCCCGCACAGGAAGTCATCTATTACAATTAAAAAAGACGTTCTTTAAAAATATTTTTAAGATAATAGTATAATTTTGATCTATGGTCCCTTCGTCTATCGGTTAGGACACTAGATTTTCATTCTAGAAAGAGGGGTTCGATTCCCCTAGGGACTACAAAATTTATCTATTTAAGAATATTTAAAAAATAATTTAAATTTTATTTGCAGATTTAAAAATGATATTTATCTTTGCATCGCAATAAAAACGTAGGGCGGTCCCTTCGTCTATCGGTTAGGACACTAGATTTTCATTCTAGAAAGAGGGGTTCGATTCCCCTAGGGACTACAGAAAAAAGCATTCATCTTTTGAATGCTTTTTTTATTTTGAATGTCCCGTCCTGAAATAAGTTGACACTAAATCAACTTATTATGAACTCATCAGATTCAGAAAGAAAAAAGAGAACACAACGCGATTACACCTTAGGCTTTAAATTAGCCGTTGTATCCCAAATAGAAAAAGGCGACTTTACTTACAAACAAGCTCAAAAATGCTATGGAATACAAGGAAGAAGTACAGTTTTGGTTTGGCTCAGAAAATATGGTAACTTAGATTGGAGCAAACCAATTATTCATACTATGTCAAAATCAGAAGAAACTCCAGCGCAAAAAATTAAACGGTTAGAACAAGAATTGGCTGATGAAAAGCTAAGAGTCAAAATACTTAATACAATGATTGATATAGCCGATGAACAGCTTGGTACTCAAATCAGAAAAAGTACAATACCCAACAATCCTCAAACTCCAAAAACAAGAAATAACTGTTTCTTGCTCATGTCGATTGCTTGGGTTAAGTCGCCAAAGTTTCTATGCTGCACTAAAACGTCATTCTATTCGAGAATCAGAGCTTTTACAGGTTAAAAAATTAGTTCTAGAAGTTCGAATAAAATTACCAAGAATAGGAACTCGAAAGCTTTATTATATTCTGAATGAACAGCTAAAAGAGCTAAACATAAAGATGGGTCGAGATGCTTTGTTTGATTATCTGAGAAGAGAAAATTTACTTATAACACCTAAAAAACAATACACAAGAACCACATTCTCTAAACATTGGTTAAGGAAACATCCTAATTTATACAAAGAAATAGAGATTAATAAACCAGAACAGGTCTTTGTAAGTGATATAACGTATGTAAAAACCAAGCAAGCCGTTTGTTATCTTTCTTTAGTGACAGATGCTTATAGTCGAAAAATAATGGGTTATTCTGTAAGTGAAAATATGAATGCGGAAAATGTATCTATAGCGCTAAAAATGGCTATTAAAAATAGAATAAATAATGAGAAATTAATCCATCATTCGGATAGAGGCTTACAGTATTGCTCGGAATATTATCAGACAATTTTAAAACAAAATCAGATCATACCATCGATGACAGACGGCTATGATTGTTATCAAAATGCTTTAGCGGAAAGAATTAATGGGATATTGAAACAAGAGTTTTTAATCGAAAAAACAAAAGATATTACTGAATTAACCAAAATGGTAGAACAAAGTGTGTATCTTTATAATAACACACGACCTCATTTGAGTCTCAATATGCAGACCCCTGAAATGAGACACAAAAAATCCGAAGAAATAAAATCTCTTCAGATATAAATATTGTTTAATAACTGTCAATCTATTTTAGGACTAGTCAGAAATAGTTTAGTTTTATTAAGAGAAATCTTAATTGGAAGCGTTTGAAGGTTTA from Faecalibacter sp. LW9 encodes:
- a CDS encoding IS3 family transposase (programmed frameshift), whose protein sequence is MNSSDSERKKRTQRDYTLGFKLAVVSQIEKGDFTYKQAQKCYGIQGRSTVLVWLRKYGNLDWSKPIIHTMSKSEETPAQKIKRLEQELADEKLRVKILNTMIDIADEQLGTQIRKSTIPNKILKLQKQEITVSCSCRLLGLSRQSFYAALKRHSIRESELLQVKKLVLEVRIKLPRIGTRKLYYILNEQLKELNIKMGRDALFDYLRRENLLITPKKQYTRTTFSKHWLRKHPNLYKEIEINKPEQVFVSDITYVKTKQAVCYLSLVTDAYSRKIMGYSVSENMNAENVSIALKMAIKNRINNEKLIHHSDRGLQYCSEYYQTILKQNQIIPSMTDGYDCYQNALAERINGILKQEFLIEKTKDITELTKMVEQSVYLYNNTRPHLSLNMQTPEMRHKKSEEIKSLQI
- the rpsT gene encoding 30S ribosomal protein S20; the protein is MANHKSALKRIRQSAVRRDRNKYYHKSARTAIKALRATEDKSEAETVYPKVSSMIDKLAKRNIIHKNKASNLKSKLAKHIAGLA
- a CDS encoding rhomboid family intramembrane serine protease; protein product: MGSISFITLLVIGVNVLVSWKGFNDQSFFEKYKFQVGSILHRKENYRILSSGFLHVDFTHLFFNMFALYIFSDLIIDFYASPKAMFFGDYSMVNKNLGYGMFLLIFMASVIGGNLLALFMHKNENYYSAVGASGGVSGILFAAIAAFPDLTLNLFFFLPIPAWLFGILYLTYSVYGMKNNVGNIGHSAHLGGAIVGLVGTIIYFPDLLAYNLLYILGMLIPLAVLGYYIIKNK